The following proteins are encoded in a genomic region of Blastocatellia bacterium:
- a CDS encoding metallophosphoesterase, with protein MPWPARMVLLISLPLLLTSAYVGWRMHRAVRILRPTSSRTWSRVIIALGVFINLLPLVVVLSSLLGATVRMPGILTRGMLGDLLLLYPFWIGVLFVGQLVPYLLVVHGGEIILRRTGRCSPRREKGLAALTLALIAGGLVYIPLRAFLDTHTLRIREMTVPITKDLGSLHELRLVHISDLQRDDRTDAARVREFVRQVNRLQPDLVVFSGDLVTSGTRYIDEAARLLGEIRSRFGVYACIGDHDYWADPQWIRRSLEEHGIIVLEDETRVVPIGSATLTITGVTNIYRRRPSRDILERAMAGRDERALALFLTHQPTVDLVRRVAEKGYDLFLAGHTHGGQVVFNYFGYRACVSNRETSFVSGTFRVGSMLVSVTNGLGLTLAPVRFHAPAEITLLRIVPERHGSH; from the coding sequence ATGCCCTGGCCTGCGCGAATGGTTTTGCTCATCAGCCTCCCGCTTCTGCTCACCTCGGCCTATGTCGGATGGAGGATGCATCGGGCAGTACGGATTCTGCGTCCCACCTCCTCGCGGACGTGGTCTCGCGTGATCATCGCCCTCGGCGTCTTCATCAACCTGCTTCCCCTCGTCGTGGTGTTGTCCTCGTTGCTGGGAGCGACGGTACGAATGCCGGGCATTCTCACGCGGGGAATGCTGGGCGATCTTCTTCTCCTTTATCCGTTCTGGATCGGCGTGCTTTTTGTCGGGCAGCTCGTCCCTTATCTTCTGGTCGTGCATGGCGGGGAGATCATTCTCCGAAGGACCGGACGATGCTCGCCTCGCCGCGAGAAGGGGCTCGCCGCGCTCACGCTCGCGTTGATTGCCGGCGGGCTTGTGTATATACCGCTGCGCGCTTTCCTCGACACCCACACGCTCCGCATTCGAGAAATGACGGTCCCGATCACGAAAGACCTCGGCTCGCTCCATGAACTCCGTCTGGTTCACATCAGCGATCTTCAACGCGATGATCGAACGGATGCGGCGCGGGTGAGAGAATTCGTCCGCCAGGTCAACCGGCTTCAGCCGGACCTCGTCGTCTTCTCTGGTGATCTCGTCACATCCGGAACGCGCTACATTGACGAGGCCGCGCGACTCCTGGGTGAGATTCGATCCCGGTTTGGCGTCTATGCCTGCATCGGCGATCATGATTATTGGGCCGATCCTCAGTGGATCCGGAGGAGTCTGGAGGAGCACGGAATCATCGTCCTGGAGGATGAAACCCGAGTCGTTCCGATCGGATCGGCGACGCTCACCATCACCGGCGTCACCAATATCTATCGTCGTCGTCCGTCGCGCGACATCCTGGAGCGCGCGATGGCGGGGCGGGACGAGCGGGCGCTCGCCCTCTTTCTCACCCACCAGCCGACGGTGGACCTCGTTCGGCGAGTGGCCGAGAAGGGATACGATCTCTTCCTCGCCGGACACACGCATGGGGGGCAGGTCGTCTTCAATTATTTCGGCTACCGCGCCTGCGTCTCAAATCGGGAAACATCTTTTGTGTCCGGTACTTTCCGCGTCGGTTCGATGCTGGTCAGCGTCACCAACGGCCTGGGTCTGACGCTGGCCCCGGTTCGGTTCCACGCTCCAGCCGAGATCACGCTCCTCCGAATTGTCCCCGAGCGCCACGGGAGTCACTAG
- a CDS encoding bis-aminopropyl spermidine synthase family protein, producing the protein MEKPGSIILTALRSGRKSLWHILSLWPYSIRELFEELEKLRAEGLIEKSGRGWSELDATEKGRAEAPSVAEEELVCPRCQGRGVTIPSLWLERFRALVEERPLPVAAYDQGFMRAEDALARVVFMHRMGDVADRDVLVLGDDDLISLALAVTGMTRRIVVLDVDERLEEFIQKTSREQKFPVEFRRLDLRQPLPPDLVARFDTFVTDPVETRPGIELFLSRAASSLRGRYSAGYFGLTTLEASLTKWRDIESLLLRMNLVITDVLRDFSTYPENENRWQSFYASYRMMSLFDIAGSLPDTDWYRSSFLRVEAIAPLRPTIEGTSALTPEELYFDEETLATPRW; encoded by the coding sequence ATGGAAAAGCCGGGGAGTATCATCCTCACTGCCTTACGAAGCGGTCGGAAAAGCTTGTGGCACATCCTGAGCCTCTGGCCGTATTCGATCCGCGAGCTGTTCGAGGAGCTGGAGAAGCTACGGGCTGAGGGGCTGATCGAAAAATCAGGTCGTGGCTGGAGCGAACTCGACGCCACGGAGAAAGGACGCGCCGAGGCGCCATCTGTCGCCGAGGAGGAGTTGGTCTGTCCTCGGTGTCAGGGACGAGGCGTGACGATCCCGTCCCTGTGGCTGGAGCGCTTTCGCGCGCTGGTAGAGGAACGCCCGCTGCCCGTCGCCGCCTATGATCAGGGATTCATGCGAGCTGAGGATGCTCTGGCTCGCGTCGTCTTCATGCACCGAATGGGCGACGTCGCCGACCGTGATGTACTCGTGCTGGGCGATGACGATCTCATCAGTCTGGCTCTGGCCGTGACGGGCATGACCCGCCGCATCGTCGTCCTGGATGTGGATGAGCGGCTGGAGGAATTCATCCAGAAGACGAGCCGGGAGCAGAAGTTCCCCGTCGAGTTTCGCCGTCTCGACCTCCGACAACCTCTGCCTCCCGACCTGGTGGCCCGCTTCGATACCTTCGTCACCGATCCGGTCGAGACCCGACCGGGCATCGAGCTTTTTCTCTCACGGGCGGCGTCGAGCCTGCGTGGGCGCTACAGCGCCGGCTACTTCGGTCTGACCACGCTGGAAGCGTCGCTGACCAAGTGGCGCGATATTGAGTCGCTGCTGCTGCGCATGAATCTCGTCATCACCGATGTGCTGCGCGACTTCAGCACCTATCCGGAAAATGAAAACCGCTGGCAATCCTTTTACGCCAGCTACCGGATGATGTCGCTCTTTGACATCGCCGGATCGTTGCCCGATACCGATTGGTACCGATCGTCATTTCTGCGGGTCGAGGCCATCGCCCCTTTGCGGCCAACGATTGAAGGAACGTCAGCTCTCACCCCGGAAGAGCTGTACTTCGATGAGGAAACACTGGCCACTCCCCGGTGGTAA
- a CDS encoding glucose 1-dehydrogenase has product MAEEMTGKRALVTGASSGIGRATAELFLESGATVALVGRRRQALEDVIDALPDARARAYPLVADLTIERDCEEVIARAVELMGGLDVLVNAAGILKSGTIETTSLQLWDEMMAINLRSVFYLMHLAVPHLERSRGTIVNVSSVTGMRSFPNVLAYCVSKAGLDHLTRCAALELAPKGIRVNAVNPGVVVTNLHRAGGMSEEAYAAFLEHSRTTHPLGRVGQPREVAELILFLASDRASWITGATISIDGGRALTCAR; this is encoded by the coding sequence ATGGCTGAGGAGATGACCGGCAAACGAGCGCTCGTCACCGGGGCCTCCAGCGGGATCGGGCGCGCCACGGCCGAACTCTTTCTCGAATCAGGAGCGACGGTCGCTCTCGTCGGACGACGACGACAGGCCCTCGAGGATGTCATTGACGCTCTGCCCGACGCGCGCGCCCGGGCATATCCGCTGGTGGCCGATCTGACTATCGAGCGAGATTGCGAAGAAGTCATCGCGCGCGCCGTCGAGCTGATGGGAGGACTCGATGTCCTCGTTAATGCTGCCGGCATCCTCAAAAGCGGAACGATTGAGACGACATCGCTTCAGCTCTGGGACGAGATGATGGCGATCAATCTTCGCTCGGTCTTCTACCTCATGCATCTGGCGGTTCCCCATCTGGAGCGATCGCGGGGAACGATTGTGAATGTCTCTTCGGTGACGGGCATGCGATCGTTCCCCAACGTTCTGGCCTATTGTGTGAGCAAGGCGGGACTCGATCACCTGACGCGGTGCGCGGCGCTGGAGCTGGCCCCGAAAGGGATTCGCGTCAATGCCGTCAATCCCGGCGTCGTGGTCACCAATCTGCATCGCGCCGGGGGCATGAGCGAGGAAGCCTATGCGGCCTTTCTCGAGCACAGCCGAACGACGCATCCGCTCGGGCGTGTCGGGCAGCCGCGCGAAGTGGCCGAGCTGATACTTTTTCTCGCGTCGGATCGAGCGAGCTGGATCACCGGAGCCACCATCAGCATTGACGGCGGACGCGCTCTCACCTGCGCCCGCTAA
- the speD gene encoding adenosylmethionine decarboxylase → MAISIHILGELYGVDQQTLSFVENLEPIIRRVVRESRFNVLDTAFHQFHPVGVTGFVLLAESHLSVHTWPEESYLALDIFSCGSPEQALHAFEALVRELAPTEVEKKIIDRGLSWKSRGVSSSLPYEAVGKACGTS, encoded by the coding sequence ATGGCCATCAGCATCCATATCCTGGGAGAGCTTTATGGTGTGGATCAACAAACCCTCAGCTTCGTAGAAAATCTCGAGCCCATCATTCGCCGTGTTGTCCGCGAGAGCCGTTTCAATGTCCTCGACACGGCCTTCCACCAATTTCACCCCGTCGGAGTCACCGGTTTTGTTCTCCTGGCGGAATCGCATCTGAGCGTTCACACCTGGCCGGAGGAATCCTATCTGGCCCTGGATATTTTCAGTTGCGGTTCGCCGGAGCAGGCCCTTCACGCCTTTGAGGCGCTGGTCCGCGAACTGGCTCCGACCGAGGTGGAGAAAAAGATCATTGATCGAGGCCTATCATGGAAAAGCCGGGGAGTATCATCCTCACTGCCTTACGAAGCGGTCGGAAAAGCTTGTGGCACATCCTGA
- a CDS encoding SH3 domain-containing protein: MKRISHLVCAFLLAIPLTSCQPIGRPAKIDDGIIISEAVAVRNSTAVLAVELTQVRRGDEVAILERRKDWVKIRTSSGVEGWIEAREVISKQMYLQAKALEAESRAIPAQATGQVTGHVALRITPGRASDDNIIFYVPSNTLVEVLARVKTERMSTTVVPKRYDPPLRARAKETRSESSIQYDYWYQVRLPESFLVRTGWIYAPLVELKVPERLIHLQGDYSIVAWYELATVEDEEIGPSTHYVTFDRHRLRPVPGTDFDHLRLWVWDLERHRYKIGRWEITHGVFPVSHRVMGTTHLFQLKLYHPRTGELYDADYTVDVSDPTNPRLIPPKRPR; this comes from the coding sequence ATGAAGAGGATATCGCATCTGGTGTGCGCTTTCCTGCTGGCCATCCCTCTTACCAGCTGCCAGCCGATCGGGCGACCGGCGAAAATTGATGACGGGATCATCATCTCCGAGGCCGTTGCTGTGCGGAATTCAACGGCGGTGCTTGCCGTTGAACTGACCCAGGTCAGGCGAGGCGATGAGGTCGCCATTCTCGAACGGCGCAAGGACTGGGTGAAGATTCGGACGTCGTCAGGAGTCGAAGGATGGATCGAAGCGCGAGAGGTCATCAGCAAACAGATGTACCTTCAGGCCAAAGCGCTGGAAGCGGAGAGCCGGGCTATCCCCGCTCAGGCCACGGGTCAGGTCACCGGTCATGTCGCCTTACGCATCACGCCCGGACGCGCCTCGGATGACAACATCATCTTTTACGTGCCCAGCAACACGCTCGTCGAAGTTCTGGCGCGGGTGAAAACGGAGCGGATGAGCACCACCGTCGTGCCGAAACGCTACGACCCCCCTCTGCGCGCTCGAGCGAAAGAAACGAGGAGCGAATCCTCGATACAATACGACTACTGGTATCAGGTGCGCTTGCCGGAATCGTTTCTCGTTCGGACGGGATGGATTTACGCGCCGCTGGTGGAATTGAAAGTGCCCGAGCGTCTCATCCACCTTCAGGGAGACTACAGCATCGTGGCCTGGTATGAACTGGCCACGGTTGAGGATGAAGAAATCGGTCCGTCAACGCACTATGTCACGTTCGATCGGCATCGCCTGCGGCCCGTTCCCGGCACCGATTTCGATCATCTCCGGTTGTGGGTGTGGGACCTGGAGCGCCATCGCTACAAGATCGGGCGCTGGGAGATCACGCATGGAGTCTTTCCCGTTTCTCATCGGGTGATGGGGACGACGCACCTCTTTCAGCTCAAGCTCTATCATCCGAGGACCGGCGAGCTGTACGACGCCGACTACACGGTGGATGTGAGCGATCCCACCAATCCGCGATTGATCCCGCCGAAGCGGCCGCGCTGA
- a CDS encoding PP2C family serine/threonine-protein phosphatase has product MPMTGSVRVTLHAATDVGLVRQNNEDNFLVLDLTRGVSWTAADGALPPVGMLPLDVGEEGVILAVSDGMGGALAGEVASQLAVTAVTRLIQHFQKSPSYRQFAFSERLRLALEQANALIFERSQQRIEFTGMGATFTAAAFHQGTLHLAQVGDSRAYLLRADRIKQVTKDQSLVEQLVDAGYLTPDQAERHAYRNIILQALGAQPNTVIVVEKIPLCRDDVVLLCTDGLSNKVTAPEMAEIIRGAKDEATACAELIRLANERGGEDNITVVVARFAGEGLPPAAEHEELTTVRIERDNRLPDTIEPEVWNDPSLSLPLHLLTEQDERTREQSEGDDQSPTADDPMPGIETFEREESSPADRNHARGLSLALLIILFLLLLGAVASTLWYLKVRGGPRTDPSDEPMLAFDGLATLS; this is encoded by the coding sequence ATGCCAATGACGGGATCGGTTCGAGTGACGCTTCACGCGGCGACCGATGTCGGGCTGGTGAGGCAAAACAATGAGGATAATTTTCTCGTCCTCGATCTCACCCGCGGCGTGTCCTGGACGGCTGCCGACGGAGCACTTCCGCCGGTCGGGATGTTGCCGCTTGATGTGGGAGAGGAGGGCGTGATTCTGGCTGTGTCCGACGGTATGGGCGGAGCCCTCGCCGGTGAGGTCGCCAGTCAGCTTGCCGTCACGGCCGTCACCCGCTTGATTCAGCACTTTCAGAAATCTCCTTCCTACCGTCAGTTCGCCTTTTCGGAGCGTCTGCGCCTGGCCCTGGAGCAAGCTAACGCGCTCATCTTCGAGCGGAGTCAACAGCGGATTGAGTTCACCGGTATGGGAGCCACCTTCACGGCAGCGGCTTTTCATCAGGGAACGCTTCATCTGGCGCAGGTGGGAGACAGTCGAGCTTATCTGCTTCGGGCGGATCGCATCAAACAGGTGACGAAGGATCAATCGCTGGTCGAACAGTTGGTTGATGCGGGCTATTTGACGCCCGATCAAGCCGAGAGGCACGCTTACCGCAACATCATCCTTCAGGCCCTGGGCGCTCAACCGAACACGGTCATTGTCGTGGAGAAGATTCCTCTTTGCCGCGACGATGTCGTTTTGTTGTGCACCGATGGGCTGTCGAATAAAGTGACGGCTCCGGAGATGGCCGAGATCATTCGGGGAGCGAAGGATGAAGCGACAGCGTGTGCCGAGTTGATTCGCCTGGCCAACGAGCGGGGCGGGGAAGATAACATCACCGTGGTTGTGGCCCGCTTCGCCGGCGAGGGATTGCCGCCGGCCGCCGAGCACGAGGAGCTGACGACCGTGCGGATCGAGCGAGACAACCGGCTTCCCGATACCATTGAGCCGGAGGTGTGGAACGACCCTTCGTTATCGCTTCCCCTTCATCTGCTCACGGAGCAAGACGAGCGAACGCGCGAGCAAAGCGAGGGCGACGATCAGTCCCCGACAGCGGACGATCCGATGCCGGGGATCGAGACGTTTGAGCGGGAAGAGTCGTCGCCTGCCGACAGGAATCACGCCCGGGGTCTGTCGCTGGCCCTGCTGATCATTCTCTTTCTTCTGCTGCTGGGAGCTGTCGCTTCGACGCTCTGGTATCTCAAAGTGAGGGGAGGACCTCGCACCGACCCCTCGGATGAGCCGATGCTGGCTTTCGACGGGCTGGCAACACTCTCCTGA
- the gyrA gene encoding DNA gyrase subunit A, with protein sequence MEAPQKIQVNLDEEIKRSYLDYAMSVIIGRALPDVRDGFKPVHRRVLWAMHELGNSWNKPHKKSARVVGEVIGKYHPHGEAAVYETIVRMVQPFSIRYPLIDGQGNFGSVDGDEPAAMRYTEIRLAKIADEVLADIEKNTVDFQPNYDDSLQEPTVLPVRFPNLLVNGGSGIAVGMATNIPPHNLNEVIEATIYLLQNPEATVEDLMRFIPGPDFPTGGFIYGREGIRQAYLTGRGTIIMRARAAIDRIGRGTSQRDAIVVTEIPYQVNKAKLIEKIAELVNERRLEGIADLRDESSREGMRIVIELKRDAVPQVILSKLYKLTPMQETFGVINLAIVNGQPKVLNLVETLQEFINFRREVVRRRTEYELAKAEARAHILEGLKRALNHIDAIVTLIRKSKTGAQAREALMLRFKFSQAQAQAILDMKLERLTGLEREKLVEEYEEIIKKIAELKEILASDRVLRNVIIRELRAVQKEHGDARRTQIVDEEAEIRLEDLIPDEEVVITTTHSGFIKRTPLLTFRQQSRGTRGRYGMIIRGEDFVSKVFVASTHSFVMVFTDKGKVYNIKVHEIPEAQAASRGRAITNLANISTEEKVAGIVAVRDFSPDKYVVMVTRKGIIKKTQLSEFDNLRASGLIAMTVDDDDELISAELTDGKKKIFIATHQGMAICFDESDVRPMGRQARGVRGIDLRDGDYVVSVSAVTGDEQMLSITERGFGKQTPLSEYRIQSRGGRGVINVKTTERNGRVVAVMPVKEDDEVMIITSQGKLLRIEASEIRETGRSAQGVRLIKLAEDDFVASASLVGREDDQADTAQKG encoded by the coding sequence ATGGAAGCACCGCAGAAGATTCAGGTGAATCTCGATGAGGAGATCAAGCGGAGTTATCTCGACTATGCCATGTCGGTCATCATCGGGCGGGCGTTGCCCGATGTTCGCGATGGGTTCAAACCCGTCCATCGTCGCGTTCTCTGGGCCATGCATGAGCTGGGCAATAGCTGGAACAAACCCCACAAGAAAAGCGCCCGCGTCGTCGGCGAGGTGATCGGCAAGTACCACCCGCACGGGGAAGCCGCCGTCTATGAAACCATCGTACGCATGGTTCAACCCTTCTCGATCCGTTATCCGCTGATTGACGGCCAGGGGAATTTCGGCAGCGTGGATGGGGATGAACCAGCAGCCATGCGGTACACCGAGATCCGGCTGGCCAAGATCGCCGATGAGGTGCTGGCCGATATTGAGAAGAACACGGTGGATTTCCAGCCGAACTACGACGACTCGCTGCAAGAGCCGACGGTGCTTCCCGTCCGCTTCCCCAATCTTCTGGTCAATGGCGGATCGGGCATCGCCGTGGGGATGGCCACGAACATCCCGCCGCACAATCTCAACGAAGTCATTGAAGCGACCATTTATCTGCTGCAAAACCCCGAGGCGACGGTTGAGGATCTCATGCGCTTCATTCCCGGCCCGGATTTCCCCACCGGTGGCTTCATCTACGGGCGCGAGGGGATTCGTCAGGCCTACCTGACGGGGCGCGGCACCATCATCATGCGGGCGCGCGCGGCCATTGATCGCATCGGGCGGGGCACCTCTCAACGCGATGCCATCGTCGTCACCGAGATCCCCTATCAGGTCAACAAAGCCAAGCTCATCGAGAAGATCGCCGAGCTGGTCAATGAGCGACGGCTCGAAGGCATCGCCGACCTCCGCGATGAGTCGAGTCGAGAGGGGATGCGCATCGTCATTGAACTCAAACGCGATGCCGTCCCGCAGGTCATCCTCAGCAAGCTCTACAAGCTGACGCCGATGCAGGAGACCTTCGGCGTCATCAATCTGGCCATCGTCAACGGTCAGCCGAAAGTCCTCAACCTGGTGGAAACGCTCCAGGAATTCATCAACTTCCGCCGGGAGGTCGTTCGTCGCCGGACCGAATACGAACTGGCCAAAGCCGAAGCCCGCGCCCACATCCTGGAGGGATTGAAACGGGCGCTCAATCACATTGATGCCATCGTCACCCTCATTCGCAAGTCCAAGACCGGCGCCCAGGCGCGCGAGGCGCTGATGCTCCGGTTCAAATTCTCCCAGGCGCAAGCGCAGGCCATCCTCGATATGAAGCTGGAACGGCTGACCGGCCTCGAACGAGAGAAACTCGTCGAGGAGTATGAGGAGATCATCAAAAAGATCGCCGAATTGAAAGAGATCCTCGCCAGCGATCGCGTCCTGCGCAACGTCATCATCAGGGAACTTCGCGCCGTCCAGAAAGAGCATGGCGATGCCCGTCGCACCCAGATTGTGGATGAGGAAGCGGAGATTCGCCTCGAAGACCTCATCCCCGACGAGGAAGTCGTCATCACGACCACCCACAGCGGGTTCATCAAGCGAACGCCTCTTCTGACGTTCCGTCAGCAGAGCCGGGGAACGCGCGGGCGCTACGGCATGATCATCCGCGGGGAGGATTTCGTCTCCAAAGTCTTCGTCGCCTCGACTCACAGCTTCGTCATGGTCTTCACCGATAAGGGCAAGGTTTACAACATCAAGGTTCACGAGATCCCCGAGGCCCAAGCGGCCAGTCGCGGTCGGGCCATCACCAATCTGGCCAATATCAGTACCGAGGAGAAAGTCGCCGGCATCGTCGCCGTCCGCGACTTCTCCCCCGACAAATACGTCGTCATGGTCACCCGCAAGGGGATCATCAAGAAGACGCAGCTTTCCGAATTCGATAACCTGCGGGCCAGCGGCCTGATCGCCATGACCGTAGATGACGACGATGAACTCATCTCCGCTGAGCTGACCGACGGCAAGAAGAAGATTTTCATCGCCACCCATCAGGGTATGGCCATCTGCTTCGATGAAAGCGACGTGCGTCCGATGGGACGGCAGGCGCGTGGCGTCCGGGGCATTGACCTGCGCGACGGCGACTACGTCGTGAGCGTCTCGGCCGTCACCGGCGACGAGCAGATGCTCTCGATCACCGAACGCGGCTTCGGCAAACAGACGCCCCTGAGCGAATACCGGATTCAATCCCGTGGCGGTCGCGGCGTCATCAACGTCAAAACCACCGAGCGCAACGGCCGCGTCGTCGCCGTCATGCCGGTCAAAGAGGATGACGAGGTGATGATCATCACCAGTCAGGGAAAACTCCTGCGCATCGAGGCCTCCGAGATTCGTGAGACCGGACGGAGCGCTCAGGGCGTCCGCTTGATCAAACTCGCCGAGGATGATTTCGTCGCCTCCGCCTCGCTCGTGGGCCGAGAGGACGACCAGGCGGACACGGCGCAAAAGGGCTGA
- a CDS encoding DUF309 domain-containing protein gives MEPSGQNRPPDASYPPEYLQGIALFNAGDYFEAHEAWESLWLSSSGSERIFFQGLIQLAAAMHHYSHGHYGAARRMYEKARSRLGQVPSPFLDLDLTALIEQFDEVFSYDVAERQRSGLRANVQPRLSLIPSRSSDSPRS, from the coding sequence ATGGAACCCTCCGGTCAAAACCGTCCACCCGACGCGTCGTATCCACCGGAGTACCTTCAGGGAATCGCTTTGTTCAATGCGGGCGATTATTTTGAAGCTCACGAGGCGTGGGAATCGTTGTGGCTCTCATCGTCCGGAAGCGAGCGCATCTTCTTCCAGGGACTCATTCAACTGGCCGCCGCCATGCATCATTACAGTCACGGCCACTACGGAGCCGCCCGGCGAATGTACGAGAAGGCCCGCAGCCGGCTCGGTCAGGTCCCCAGCCCTTTTCTCGATCTCGACCTGACGGCGCTCATCGAACAATTCGATGAGGTTTTTTCTTATGATGTCGCCGAACGACAGCGCTCCGGCCTCCGGGCGAACGTGCAGCCTCGTCTCTCCCTCATCCCCTCCCGATCATCGGACTCTCCGCGTTCCTGA
- a CDS encoding amidohydrolase family protein, with translation MRFLTLCLILTSVSLPWSVVAQQPDAAPVVAIKAGRLVDVVRGAVVENATILIRGERIERVGTDVTPPPGATLIDLSGYTVLPGFIDMHTHLTFDPSYGYADRELHQWPGYSALVGAKNARKTLLAGFTTVRNVGAREWADVALRDAIRAGLVPGPRLFVSGSGIGITGGHCDTNGFRPDLFSEPGPEQGIVNGPDEARKAVRYQLKYGADVIKICATGGVLSAGDSVGAPQLTPEELRAIVEAASDAGVKVAAHAHGTVGIKNAIRAGVASIEHGSMLDEEAVRLMKERGTFLVPTAMAIEAVTAGARSGRLAPWSAKKALEIEPFARRALRLAIQSGVNIAFGTDSGVFPHGENADEFRLLVAAGMTPMQAIQSATIQAARLLGQERELGAIEPGMFADIVAVRGNPLTDITLLKKVDFVMKGGVVYKREGVEVPFVPAAETPSRRSP, from the coding sequence ATGCGATTCCTGACCCTGTGTCTTATTCTCACGAGTGTGAGTCTGCCCTGGAGTGTCGTCGCCCAGCAACCGGACGCGGCGCCGGTCGTGGCCATCAAAGCCGGGCGGCTCGTGGATGTAGTGAGAGGAGCTGTCGTTGAAAATGCCACGATCCTCATTCGAGGAGAGCGCATCGAGCGCGTCGGAACGGACGTGACGCCGCCTCCCGGAGCCACCCTTATTGACTTGAGCGGATACACCGTTTTGCCGGGCTTCATTGATATGCACACGCATCTGACATTCGATCCGAGCTACGGCTACGCGGATCGAGAGCTTCACCAATGGCCCGGCTACAGCGCCCTGGTGGGAGCCAAGAACGCGCGGAAAACCCTGCTGGCCGGATTCACCACCGTGCGCAATGTGGGAGCGCGAGAGTGGGCGGATGTGGCTCTGCGAGATGCCATTCGCGCCGGTCTCGTTCCCGGTCCGCGCCTTTTTGTCTCGGGATCGGGGATCGGGATTACGGGCGGCCACTGCGATACCAACGGCTTTCGGCCCGACCTCTTTTCCGAGCCCGGTCCGGAACAGGGAATCGTCAACGGACCGGACGAAGCCCGGAAGGCCGTTCGCTACCAATTGAAGTATGGAGCCGATGTGATCAAAATCTGCGCCACCGGAGGCGTCCTCTCCGCCGGTGATTCCGTGGGGGCGCCACAACTTACGCCGGAGGAATTGCGCGCCATTGTTGAGGCGGCCTCCGATGCCGGTGTGAAAGTAGCGGCTCACGCTCATGGCACCGTGGGCATCAAGAACGCCATTCGCGCAGGTGTCGCCTCGATTGAGCACGGGTCCATGCTCGATGAGGAAGCCGTCCGGCTCATGAAAGAACGCGGCACGTTCCTCGTTCCCACGGCGATGGCCATCGAAGCCGTGACCGCCGGCGCCCGCAGCGGACGGCTGGCCCCCTGGTCGGCCAAAAAGGCCCTGGAGATCGAACCCTTCGCTCGCCGCGCCCTTCGTCTGGCCATTCAAAGCGGGGTGAACATTGCCTTCGGAACCGATTCCGGCGTCTTCCCTCATGGAGAGAACGCCGATGAATTTCGCCTGCTGGTCGCCGCCGGAATGACGCCGATGCAAGCGATCCAGAGCGCCACCATTCAAGCCGCTCGGCTCCTCGGTCAGGAGCGCGAGCTGGGAGCCATCGAGCCGGGAATGTTCGCCGACATCGTGGCCGTGCGAGGGAATCCCCTGACGGACATCACCCTCCTCAAGAAAGTGGACTTCGTGATGAAAGGCGGCGTCGTTTACAAGCGCGAGGGCGTGGAAGTTCCCTTCGTTCCGGCGGCAGAAACCCCGTCGCGTCGGTCACCCTGA